The nucleotide window GCGGCGAAGATGCGCGCCATGGCGGCGGCATCGCGGATGTCGGCGCGCTCGAAGGCATAGGCCGGGTTTTCGGCCACCGGGGCCACGTTGGCCAGACAGGCGGCATAGGTCAGGCAATCGACATTGACGACGCGGTGGCCCGCCGCCACCGCCTGGCGCACCACCGCCGAGCCGATGAACCCCGCGCCGCCGGTGACCAGGATCTTCATCGCTCAGGCTCCGCAGACGAAGGGCGAGGCGAAAGCGGCAAAGCCCTGCGCCGCCCGGTCCTTGGCCGACAGGATCGCGGCATCGGCACGGATGCCCCAGTCGATGCCGAGATCGGGGTCGTCGAACCGCACCGCCCCGTCGCAACCGGGGGCATAGACGTCGGAACACTTGTAAAGCAGCTCGGTATCGGGCGCCCGGGTGACGAAGCCGTGCAGGAACCCCTTGGGGATCAGCAGTTGCCGCCCGTTTTCCGCCGAAAGCTCGACCCCCACCCAGCGCCCGTATGTGGGCGAGCCGCGCCGCACGTCGACCGCCACATCCAGCACCGCCCCGGCCCCGACCCGCACCAGCTTGTCCTGGGCATGGGGCGGCGACTGGTAGTGCAGCCCGCGCACCACGCCCGCCGCGCGGCTGAGCGAATGGTTGTCCTGCACGAAATCGATGTCGATGCCATGGGCCTGCAGGGTCGCGCGGCTCCAGACCTCGCTGAAAAAACCGCGGTCGTCGCCAAAGCGCCGCGGCTGCAGGATCAGCACGCCCGGCAAGGCCGTCTGTTCGATGTGCAAGCAAACCTCCGGGTGCGGCGGAACTCCTGCCTGATGGGGTAGCGGAAGCGCCGCGCCCTGTCATGCGCGATCTGCCCCCCCGCCCTGCGGCCCCCTGCCAACCCCTTGACAAGACGCCCGCCGACTCGCCTTCTGCAGGCCATAGTCACCATCGGGATATTTTTCATGCGCATTGCAATGATCGGAACCGGCTATGTCGGACTCGTGTCGGGGGTATGCTTTTCCGATTTCGGGCATGACGTGATCTGCGTCGACAAGGACGCGCGCAAGATCGAGATGCTGAACCGCGGCGAGGTGCCGATCTACGAGCCGGGGCTTGACGTGCTGATGGCGCGCAACACCGCCGCGGGGCGGCTGTCGTTCACGCTGGATCTGGAACAGGCGGTGACCGGGGCCGATGCGGTGTTCATCGCGGTGGGCACGCCGACGCGGCGCGGCGACGGCCATGCCGACCTGACCTACGTGATGGCCGCCGCCGCCGAGATCGCGCGCGCCGCCAAGAACTATGTGGTGATCGTCACCAAGTCCACCGTGCCGGTCGGAACCAACCGCAAGGTCAAGGAGGTGGTGGCCGCCGCCAACCCGGGGCTGGATTTCGACGTGGCCTCGAACCCCGAATTCCTGCGCGAGGGGGCGGCGATCGACGATTTCATGCGCCCCGACCGCGTCGTGCTGGGCATCGAGACCGACCGCGCCGAAAAGGTGATGCGCGACATCTACCGCCCGCTGTCGCTGCGCGACTTTCCGGTCGTCGCCACCGATCTGGAAAGCGCCGAGATGATCAAGTATGCGGCCAACGCCTTCCTTGCCACCAAGATCACCTTCATCAACGAGATCGCGGCGCTGTGCGAAAAGGTCGGTGCCGACGTGAAGCAGGTCAGCCGCGGCATGGGGCTTGACGGGCGCATCGGCAACAAGTTCCTCCACGCGGGGCCGGGCTATGGCGGCAGCTGTTTCCCCAAGGACACCCGGGCGCTGGCCCGGATCGGGCAGGAACATGCGGTGCCGATGCAGATCACCGAGGCGGTGATCAAGGTCAATGACGAGGTCAAGCGCCGGATGATCGACAAGATCACCGACATCTGCGGCGGCAGCGTCAACGGGCGCACCATCGCGGTGCTGGGGGTGACCTTCAAGCCCAACACCGACGACATGCGCGACGCGCCCTCGCTGACCATCGTGCCGGCCCTGGTGGGGGGCGGGGCGCGGGTGCAGGCCACCGACCCGCAGGGCCAGCACGAGGGCGCCGCCCTGCTGCCCGGCGTGACCTGGGCGGCGGATGCCTATGCGGCGGCCGAGGGTGCCGACCTGGTGGTGATCCTGACCGAATGGAACGAGTTCCGCGCGCTGGACCTGCCGCGTCTGGCGCAAGCGATGCGGACCCCGCGCATGGCCGACCTGCGCAACATCTATTCACGCCAGGCGGTGCTGGACGCAGGATTTGGGGATTACGTCTCGGTCGGCCGCTGAGCGCGGGGGCCGCACGGCGATTCGCCCCGCCGATTCGCCCCGCAGGCCCGCAGGGGGCCGCGGCCCCGCCGCGCCTGTCCGGCCCGCCCGACCCGGGGCCGGACGGGCCGGTTTCCGGCCGGTTTCCGCCCGGCCACCGCCGATTGCGTCGCCCGTCCACCACAGGCCCGCGGAAAACCCTCGGCAGGCCGGGTGACCGTTGACCTGTCCCCGCAGATCAGTATCTTGCCCTTGGTGCGGGGCTCAGCCGGATTTCTGCACGTCAAATATGTTTGGAAAGACCCATGGGCCTGCCCGCCTTCCGGATTTTCGTGTCGCTTTGCGGCATGGTGTTGCTGACTGCCTGCGACCTTCCGCGCGGCGGTGCCGTCCAGCGCGAGATCCTGAAGGATGGCGAGGGCGAGGTCCGCGATCTGATGGTCGTCTCGGTCACGCGCGAGAACATCGACAAGGTGTCGCGCTGGCCCTCCAGCGGGGCCGTGCCGGGCCACAACTGGATCGCCCGGTCGCGCGGGCCCTCGACCCAGTCGATCGCGCCGGGCGACCGGGTCGACCTGCGGATCTGGGACAATGACGAAAACTCGCTGCTGACCGCCGACCAGCAGAAGGTGGTCGAGATCGCGGGGATCGCGGTCTCGCCTGCGGGCACCATCTTCGTGCCCTATATCGACGAGGTGCTGGTGCGCGGCCAGACCCCCGACCAGGCGCGCAGCGCGATCCAGGCCCAGCTTGGCGCTATCCTGGCCTCGCCGCAGGTCCAGCTTTCGGTGACGCCGGGGCGGCAGAACTCGGTCGATCTGGTGGGCGGCGTCGGCAAGGCCGGCACCTACCCGCTGCCCGACCGCGACTTCAGCCTGCTGAGCCTGATCAGCCAGGGCGGCGGCGTCACCGCCGGGCTGCGCAACCCGCAGATCCGGCTGGTGCGGGGCAATGCCACGCATGGCATCTCGATGACGCGGCTGTTCGCAAATCCGCAGATGGACACCACGCTGCGCGGCGGCGACAAGGTGATCGTCGAGGAGGACAAGCGCTATTTCATCGCGCTTGGCGCCACCGGGCAGCAGAACCTGGTCTATTTCCCGCAGGACAGCGTGTCGGCGCTGGATGCGGTGTCGCTGATCGGCGGCGTCGAGGAGGCGCGGGCCAACCCGAAGGGCGTGCTGATCCTGCGCGAATACCCCGCCAGCGCGGTGCGCCAGGACGGCAGCGGCCCCGACCGGGCCCGCGCGGTCTTCACGCTGGACCTGACGACGGCCGACGGTCTGTTCAGCGCGCGCAACTTCAACATCCAGCCCGAGGATCTGGTGCTGGCGACCGAATCGCCGCTCAATTCGGTGCGCACGGTGATGGGTCTGATCGGCCAGACCCTCGGCCTGACCAACCGGTTCTGACCTGACGGGCGCCGCCTAAGGGCCGCGCTTCTTCAGCCAGCCCAGGAACGCCGCATCGGGCGAGCGCAGCCGGGGGCGGCCGCTGCGCGCCCAGATGTCGCCCCATTCGGCGACCAGCGCATGAACGTCCCAGCCCGGCGCCAGGTCGCGCGCCTGCTCCAGCGTGGCGGGGCGCAGGTGCGGCCCCTCGCCGGGGGCCAGCACCAGATCGCGCCGGGTGACGCAGAGGATGTCGCCCGGCTCTTCCGCCAGGGTGTAGTCGGGCAGGTGATTGGCCGCGATCATGTCGCGCAGCATCTTGCGGAACACCCGCAGCGGGCTGGCCGAGCCGGATTTCTTGGCCAGCACCGCCACCGAGACCCGCCATTCCGGCTGCCGCCCGCAATGCTTGCGCGACAGTTCGTAGACCCGCCGTTCCAGCGGCTTGCGCAGGCGGAAATAGTCGCGGCTGAGCGTGAGCACCGATTTCGCCAGCACCGCCCGGAACAGCCAGTCCGACAGGGTGACCATCACCTGCACCATGCGCCCGCCCCGGCTGCGGCGCACGATCTGCCAGCTGTCGATCAGGCCGAAGCCGCTGGTGGTCTCGACCGCGCCGGTGACGATGTTGGTGGTGATGCGGGTGCCCGCCAGCCGCTCGAACGCGTCGCAGAGCCGGGCATAGCCGTCGCCCGAGGTTTCGCGGTTGGTCGCCACCAGCAGGTCATGCGCCGTCAGGTGCAGCGTGCGGCTGATGGCGCGGCCCGCGTTCAGCGCCGCCATGAGCTGGCTGATGCAGTAGATCAGGATGTCCTTGTCAAACAGCGTCGCCAGACCGCGCACCGAGGGCGTGACGGTGATCGCCACGCCGTTGTGGGCATAGGCCAGCACCCGCAGGTCGGGCCGCGTCGCCAGCGAGAACAGCGGGTGTTCCATCGAGGCGAGGTCGTCCTTGGGCAGCGCCCCCAGGATGTCGCAGACGAAGAAATCGGCCGCGGGGTGCCGCCGCGGCAAGAGCCCCCCCGCCGCGGCGACGCCCGGTCCGTGTGCGTGCCCGGGGGCCGCCTCCGGCCCCGGTGATCCTTGTCGTGCCATCTGCCCGCCGTCTTGCCTGCCGGATCTTTGCGGCGACTGCCGCTGCCCGTTTCTGCCTCTGCCTGCCCCCGCGGTGCCCACCGTCCCGGCGATGCGGGGGCGGCGGGCACTTCGGGGTTTCAGTGACACCCAGCTTACGCCGGCCCCGCCGCAGCCGTCCAGCATCACGCAGCGGGGCGGCGCAGAACATCGGGGGTTCAGAGTCGCCCGAGCGGGGGTTCGGAGTCGGCACATCGGGGGTTCAGAGTCGCCCGTTCCTGACGATGGCGCATTTTCCGTTGTGATATCAGCAGGATGGCAAGAAGGCCCCCGCCCTTAACTATTAGATAACACATAGATAACTGAGGCCCGCCTGCAACAGCCCCCGCCGCCCCTGTGGCAGGGCTGCAGAAATTGCGCAGAAAACACAGCAAGATGCGAATCGGGATGCGATAAATCCTTCCATGTGCGCAAAAAGCAGGTACATTGAGGAAAACCGCGCACATGACGCAAGATGCGGTGCCCAAGGTACGGCGAAGGAGGCGGCAATGGCAGCAAGGCCACGGGCAGGCAAGGGCGAGGCCGCCAGACCGGGCAGCGCCCGGAACGCGGCACCCCGCGAGGCGGCGCAGCCGCTGCCGCCCTATTTCAACATCGCCCCCGATGTCGCCCTGGCCGAGCTTGACGCCCCCCTGACCACCGCGGGCTTCGGCACCATCGCCGCCGCCTGCGGCCGCGGGCGCGACGATCTGGCGTCGCGCGGGCTGAACGAGGACGGGCGCAAGTCCTTGCGGCTGTTCTCGACCTGGGAGATCACCCGCTACCTGATCCCGGTGGCCACCGCGCATTTCCGCCGGGTGCTGAAGGCCAACCCCGACCTGCCGCAGGGCATCGCCGAAACCGAGGGCGGGGCGAAGTGGTTCACCCTCGAAGAGGTGCTGCGCCTGCGCGACCATTTCGCGGCGTTGGGGTCGAAGACCAAGGAATACCGCCCCTACCGCCCGGCCGGGCTGCCCGCAAAGATCGTGGCGGTGGCGAACTTCAAGGGCGGGGTCGGCAAGACCTCGACGGCGGCGCATCTGGCGATGTCGGCAGCCCTCGACGGCTACCGGGTGCTGGTGATCGACCTCGACAGCCAGGGCTCGATGACCTCGATCTTCGGCGGCAGGGTGGCCGACGAATGGGGCACGGTGTTCCCGCTGCTGGCGCGGCACTATGCGGGCCACCTGCAGGCCGACAACCGCGCCCGCGCCGCCCGCGGCGAAACACCCCTGCCGCTCGACGACACCCTGTCCGAGGCGCTGAAGCTGCGCAGCGCCGACCTGATCCAGAAGACCCACTGGCCCAACATCGACCTGATCGGCAGCCAGCTGAACCTTTACTGGGCGGAATTCCAGATTCCGGTCTGGCGGATGCAGGGGCGGGGCTGGAAGCTCTGGGATGCGCTGACCGAAACACTGGCGGCCGACGGCATCCTCGATGCCTATGACGTGATCTTTCTCGATACCCCGCCGGCGCTTGGCTATCTCACGATCAACGGTCTGGCGGCAGCCGATATCGTGCTGGTGCCGGTGGGCGCCTCGTTTCTGGAGTTCGACAGCACGGGGCGGTTCTTCGACATGCTGCACGCCACCTTCCGGTCGATCGAGGAGGGCGAGAACATGGCCGCCCGCGCGCTGGGGCGCCCCGAGCTGGCGTTCGAATGGGATGCGGTGCGCCTGCTGATCACCCGCTACGATTCCGCCCAGCAGGCCGAGATGGCCGGGCTGATGCAGGCCCACATGGGCCGCGCCATGACGCCGCAGCGCCAGGATTTCACCGCGCTGATCGGCCAGGCCGGCGAGCAGGTCAACGGCATCTACGAGGCCGATTACCGCGACTTCAACCGCGACACCTACATCCGCGGCCGCGAGACCTTCGATGCCACCTATGCCGCCTTCAAGCGGCTGCTGCTGGGGGTCTGGCGGCGCGAGGAACTGGCGGCGGCCGGCGGGATGGCGGCGAAATGACCGCCCGCAGCCCCTGCACGGCACGGGGGGGAAATGTTTCGCGCGCGAAACATTTCCCGCATCCGTCAGAGGAAGGCGAGGTCGTTCAGGATCGACGCGCTGTCCATCCCCGCCACCGTCACCACCAGCCCGGGCCCGAAGGTCAGCACCAGCCCGGCCTCGGTGTCGGCGCCGAATTCCGCCACCACCTGGGCCCGCGTCAGGCGCGCGTTGTCCCACAGCGCGGGGTCAAGCCGCAGGGTGTCGATGTCGTCCTCGAAATCGGTGATCCGGTCCCGGCCGCCTTTGGCCTCGAACACGAAGCTGTCCGCCCCCACACCGCCGGTCAGCACGTCGGCGCCGCGCCCGCCGATCAGCTCGTCGCGCCCGCCACCGCCCAGCAGGGTGTCGGCCCCGTCCATCCCCAGCAGGATGTCGCGCCCCGCGCCGCCGATCAGCCGGTCATTGCCGGTCCAGCCTTCCAGGAAATCCGCCCCGCCCTGCCCTTTCAGGATGTCGTTGCCTTCGGCCCCGAAGATGCCGTTGTTTTCGCCATTGCCGGTGATGCGGAAATCCGCCGCCCCCTGGGTCTGGAAATGATGCACCCCGGCGGCCAGCGTCAGCGTGGCGACAAACCCGGCGGGGCCGGCCACGGTCACCCCGTCGAGCAGCACGCGGGCCGTGCCGCCCACCGCCGGGTCGTTGACCACGACCGTGTCACCCGCCACCGCCACGTTCAGCGCCGACGCCAGATCGTCGTAAGAGGCCTGCAGCACCAGCCCGCCGACATCGGCATCGAAGCGGAACAGGTCCACCGCCGTGACCGGCGGCTCGGCCAGCCCGCCCAGACTGCCCGGCACGGGATCGCCCCGGAACAGCGGGTCGGCCAGGTCGGCATTGAAGAGGCTAGAAAGTGTCATCGCCCGGATCCTTTCGGTTTTTCCTGCCCCGAGTCTAGGCTTCCGCTCCGGTGCCCGGAATGTTCCAGATCAAGCATCGCCGCGTCAGGGGCAGGGCGGGGCACAATGAAATCAGCAGGTTGCGGTGGAAATGTTTCGCGCGCGAAACATCCGGTCGCCGGAAAGGAGCCTCCATGGCCAAGCGCAGACGCCTGACCCCGGCGCGCGACGACTATTTCGACGGCCCGGCCCCCGAAACCAAGGCGATGTATCCGCTCGGCGTCGCCCCGGCGCCGATTGCCCGCGTCACCGGCGATGCCGCCGCCACCGCCGCCCTGCGCGAGGTGACGGCCGAACTGACGGCGGCGCGCAGCGAGGGGCGCATGGTGCTGCGGCTGGACCTCGCCGCGATCGAGGAGGCCTGGCTGGTGCGCGACCGGCTGGGCAACGATGCGGAGGAGCTGGAAAGCCTGATGGCCAGCCTGCGCAGCCACGGCCAGCGCACCCCGATCGAGGTGGCCGACCTTGGCGGCGGGCGCTATGGCCTGATCTCGGGCTGGCGGCGGCTGACCGCGCTGCGGCAATTGCTGGCCGAGACCGGCGAGCCGCGCTTTGCCACAGTGCTGGCGCTGGCGCGCCTCCATGCCTCGTCGGAAGACGCCTATGTCGCGATGGTCGAGGAAAACGAGATCCGGCTGGGGCTTTCCTACTGGGAACGGGCGCGGATCGCGGCGAAGGCGGTCGAGGCGGGGATATTCGGCTCGGAAAAAATCGCGCTGCAGCGGCTGTTCGCGGCCGCCAGCCGGTCGAAACGCTCCAAGATCGGGACGTTTTTAGGTCTCTATCACGGCCTCCGGGGACTGTTGCGCTTTCCCGCAGCCCTGCCCGAACGGCTGGGCCTGGCCTTGGCGCGCGGGCTGGATGAGGATGCGGCCCTTGCCCCGCGCCTTGCGATTGCGCTGCGCGACAGCCCCCCGGCCAGCGCCGAGGCGGAACAGGCGGTCCTGGCGGCGCTGCTGGCGCGCAGGCCTGACCCGGGGGCGGTTCCCGACCTCCAGTCCGTGCCCGATCCCGTGGGCAACCCTGGGGTGAACCCCGAATCTGGCCCCGAATCTGGCCCCGAGTTCCCACCCCCAGTCCTGGCCTGCCCCCGTGCGCAGCGATGCCGGGGGGAGGGCGCAGCCCGATGCCGAGGGCGAGGAAATCCGCCCCGGCCTGTTTCTCAGCACGCGCGGCGGGCGGCTGACCCTGTCGGGGCCGGCCCTTGACCCCGGTCTGCGGGTGCGGCTGGCGCAATGGCTGAAGACCGACGCGGTGTGAAAAGCGGCTCTGAACGCCGCAACAGAGACGGTTTTCTGCCCGACGCCCAGTTCGCGGAAGGCGTCGTTCAGGATGTTCACCCGGTGGCCCGCGCTGAGAAACAGGTTGCGGTGCTGCGTCTCTATCGTGCCATTCAGCGTGATCGCGCCGGTGGAGCGGACCCAGGCGATGTTCTCGCCCGAGGTCCAGCTGCGCCGGTGAAGGCATAGCCCGCATCCTCCATCCGGTCATGCGGGGCGCTGCCGCCGGCCCCGGTATGGCTGAAGATGTCCTGGTCCAGCATCCATTGCGCATGTGCCTCGGCGGCCTGATGCAGCAGCGCGTTCGGGGCCAGCACCTGGCGTGCCTCGGGGCCCAGCTGGCCGGGGCTCAGGCCCTGGTTCAGGTCTGTCCCGAAGCGCCGGGCCTCGGCCAGCGGGTCGAGCCGGGCGCGGTTGACGAGTTCGATCAGAAGCTGTTCGGCAGCGGTGATCTCGGGCATGGCCTGTTTTCCCTGCGATGCGGTTGCGGGCGATGATCGGGCGGCAACCCGGGCCCCGGTCAAGAGGGGCGGGTTCCCGCCCGGTCAGATGATGTCGATGAAGTTTGCAAGCTGGTGCAGCGTGGTCACACCGTCGAGGATCAGCCGGTCGCCGTCGCCGAAGTCGAACACCACCCTGTCGCCCGAAACCTCGGCAAAGGCCGCCACCACCGCGGCGGCGGTCAGGGGGCCGTCCCACAGGTCGGCGCCGAGGTGCAGCCGGTCGCCCTGTCGGTGGCCGAAGTCGGTGATCCGGTCGCGCCCGTCGCCGAGCCCGAACACGAAGCTGTCCGCCCCCGGGCCGCCCGTCAGCAGATCCCTGCCGGTGCCGCCGCCCAGGGTGTCGTTGCCCTCGCCGCCCAGAAGAACGTCGTCGCCCGCCCCGCCCGCGATCCGGTCCTGCCCCCCCCGCCCGCCGCCCGGTCGTTTCCGCTTCCGCCGTCGATCCGGTCATTGCCCCCTCCGCCCTTGAGGGTGTCGGCACCGCTGCCGCCGTTCAGCGTATCCGCGCCCGCCGCCCCGAAGATCAGGTCGTCGCCGGTATCGCCGAACATCCGGTCGTTGCCGCCCGCCCCCCGCAGCGTGTCATCGCCCCCGAGCCCGTCCAGAATGTCGGCCCTGGCCGTGCCGCGCAGCAGGTCGGGGCCGGCCGTGCCGGTCGTGGCCCCGCTGGGGCTTTCGGCCAGCAGCACCGGCGCATAGCGCGACAGGCCCAGCAGGCCCGCGCTGGTGAAGAAGCCCGGCAGGATCGGCGTGCCGTCGGCGCTGATCAGGGTGATGACGGTCCCGCCGAACTGCAACCAGGCGCCGGTGGCGGTGGCGGTGATCTGCAGTTGCCCCACGCTGTGCAGCATCGGCATCAGCGTCAGGTCGAGCCGGTCCACCCCGGGCTGGAAATCGGTGATGACATTGGCCTGGCCGTTGGCCGGGATCACGAAGATGTCGGCCCCCTCGCCGCCCGACAGGCGCGCAGCCCCGGCCCCGCCCACCAGGATGTCGTCGCCCGCCCCGCCGGTCAGGGCGGCGGCCCCGCTGCCGGTCGCCATCAGCAGGTCGTTCCGCGCCGTGCCGCCGATCCTTGCCGCAGCACTGGCCAGCGACACCCCGAAGCTCCCTAGGTCGAGGTCGAACTGCGTCAGCCCGGCCTCGCCTTCGCCCGCGGCAAAGACCAGCACCCGGTTGCCCACCACCGCCGCAGCCAGCGCCGTGACATTGGTCAGCGTGGTCGCCAGCGTGTCCGCGATGCTGGAAAGGTGGATCAGCCGGCCGTCCGGCAGCAGGGTGAACAGGCTGATCCCGTCATCCGCCCCGCCGGCCAGCACGAACGCCCGCTCGCCGATCTGGAAGCTGGTCAGGGCGGTGACCGACTGGAACCGGGTGTCCAGCCCGTCGATCACATGGTCGACCGGCAGCAGCCGCCCCTCGGGCGTCAGCCGCGCCACCGACAGCGACGAGCTGCCGGTGCCCGCCATGATCACGTAGCTCGCCCCGTGCAGCGTGACACCCGCCACCGCGCCGGGCCGCGACAGGCCGATGCCGCTGGCGCTGTCGAGCACGTCGGTCTCGACCAGGGTGCCGTTGGCCTGCAGGCTGTAGGCCGTCACCCGGTCGCCAAGGGTGGATGCCGCGATCAGGAAGGACCGGGCGCCGACATCGAGGGTGATCAGGCTTTCGGCGGCGCAGCCGCTGCCGCCCGTGCCGGTGCCGGCCGCCGCCATCTGGCGCAGGTCGCCCGCCGCGGTCAGCTCGTAGCTGACCGGCCGGTCGCTGCCCGGCCGGCTGGCATAGACGAAGGTGTGCCCGCCGATCGACTGGCTGGCGGTTGCCAGCAGGTCGGGGGCGGGCCTCTCGCCATCGGCAAAGGTCACGCGCCCGCCGAACCGGCCATCGCCCGTCAGCCCGACGCCAAGGCCCGCGCCGTTCTGCAGCCCGACCGGCAGGATGACGCTGCCCGCCGCCCCGGTCAGCATCCCGATCTGCGGCACGGCCAGATGGCCCAGCCCCGGCTGGTGGGCCTGCGTGCCCAGCAGGCCCGCCGCCCCGTCGCCGGCCAGATCGAACACGCTCAGCCCGCCGTCGGGGCGGGTCATGGCATAAAGCCGCGGCTGCCCGCCGATCCAGGCGATGCCGAGATCGGTTATGCCGGTGACAAACTGCTCGATTGCGGCCACGAACGTGGCCACATGCCTGAAAAGACCCATTCCACGTTCCCCGCACACCCCTGTGCGCGGCCGAGACTGGGGCAGAAGGTTTAACGCGGGTTAAGGCGAATGCGGCCGAAACGGGGCGTTTGGCAACAATCCAAGGCAACCCCCCCCGCGGCCCCGGCGGCACCCTTCCGGCGGCAGCCCGGCGACGGATCGCCGATTGACAAGGGGCGGGGCCTGATGTCCTTTCTGCGCAGCAGATTTTGGTCACGGAAAGGATCAACACCATGGCAGATCAGATCGCCGAAGACGCCACCGACACGGCAGACGCGAAATCGGACGCGGGCAAGGTCGCACGCCTTCTGGTGCGCGCCCTGTGGCAGGTCGAATGGAGCGCGGCCAACCCCGACGCCAAGCCCGGCGCCCGCAAGGCAGCCTGGCAGGAGGTGCGCGAAAGCCGCGCCGAACACATCAAGACCGCCCGCAAGGCCCTGCGCATCCTGGAACGGCGCGGCGTGACGCTGACCGTCGCCCCCGGCACGGACGTGGACGCCGACGAGGAGTGAGCGGCACGGCCTGATCCGGGCCGGGCCAGGACGTTACCGCTCTGCGACCCCTGTCGTCGGGGCGGTAACCTCGGTCATTTCGGCCGGGTCAGCAGGCTGACCAGTTTTCCCGCGACCCCTGCCGGGGTTGCCGCCATCTGTTCGGCAATGCGCAGGATCTCCTTGCGGCCGGGTTCTGCAATCGGTTCGGCAGGCTCGTCCGGCATCGTGTCGGGGAACACCACGCCGTAAGTTTGGCGCAGCCGCGCGTTGTGGTCGGCAAAGCGCGCCAGCAATTCGCCGCGCAACCGCGAGCCCAGGGCATGGCGTCTGGTGTCCGGGCCAAGGGCCTTCTCGATCCGCCGCCAGTCATGCCTGATATCCAGACGGTTCATCGCCGCCATGATCGCCGCACAGGTCATGCTGGGGCTGACATTGCGGCTTTTCGGGTCGGGGCGCAGCGGAATGCCGGTGGCCGCCGCAAAGCTTTCGACGATCCCCGCGCCGAGCGAGGCCTCGAACCCCAGCGCCGTCACCGACGCGACCTCGGCCCAGGCGTCCAGCGTGTCCATGTAGGTCATGTGCCGGATGATCTTGGGTTCCGTGATGAAGTCGGTGATGTGCTTCGTCGTGTTGGCGCTTTTTGCGTACTGGTTCCACAGCGACTCGATGAAAGAGTCCTGTCGGCGCAGGACGCAGATCACCCTGATGTCGAAATCGGGTTGGAAAGCCGTCATCTGGGCAAGCAGGCCGCTCCGTCGCACCGCAGGACTGGAAAGCCCCTCGCCGCTCAGCACCAGCGTGTCGCAGCCCGAGCGGTCGAATTCGCGCAAGAGCAGGTCCCGCTCTGCCGTGAAGGCGTCGCCGCCCTTCAGCAAGGCGGCGAACAGGCTGTTGTGCTTGGGATGCTCCGGATGGGGTGGCCGGTCGGTTGCCGGATAGCAGAAGCCCTTCGCCGCAAGCCCCGCACGGTTCTGCGCCATCAGGGCCTGCAGGGTGGTGGTCGCGGTCTTGTGGGTGCCGACATGCAGCAGAAGCGTCTTCTTCGTCATGATCGCCCTCGTCCTCTCATCCGGCACATCCGGTCAGATCGTCCAGCCCAGTTCGCGCCCGCGCGTCACATAGGCTTCGGCGTTGATCCTGGCATACAAATCCTCGGCCCGGTCGGACCAGAGGGCTTCGCGGTCGATCTCCAGCCCGGTGGCCTTGGTCTTGGTTTCGGCGTTCCTGGTCAGGTCCAGCGCCTCGGCGGCCTGTTCGGGCCCGATGCCGAAGCGGGCGGCCAGATCGGCGGCGCCTTGCGGGTTTTTCAGAAGGTCCTCGAAGTTCAGCATGTGGAACTGATCGGTCTGGAACCGGCCGCACAGCGGTTCGTTGCGCAGCAGCGTGAGCGCCAGCATCTGCGAGAACACCGCCATGTGGCCTTCGCCATGCCGTTCGAGATAGGCGCAGAAGGCGTCGCGGTCATCGGGGATCTGGTCGCGCGCCATCCACTTCAGGTCTTCGCGACGAAAGCGGAAATCGACGAATTCCGCCATCAGGGTTTTTCTGGGATGGCGATAGGCGCAGACGAAGAAGAAATCCGGGAACAGCCACGCCATCAGCGGCACCGGGAAATGCCCGAATGCCAGATCGAGGTCGTTCATCTCGCGCAGCGTCTTCATGAAGGGCTGCCGCTCCATCGCCCGCGAGGGAAAGCGGGCATTGGTCTC belongs to Paracoccaceae bacterium Fryx2 and includes:
- the rfbC gene encoding dTDP-4-dehydrorhamnose 3,5-epimerase; this encodes MHIEQTALPGVLILQPRRFGDDRGFFSEVWSRATLQAHGIDIDFVQDNHSLSRAAGVVRGLHYQSPPHAQDKLVRVGAGAVLDVAVDVRRGSPTYGRWVGVELSAENGRQLLIPKGFLHGFVTRAPDTELLYKCSDVYAPGCDGAVRFDDPDLGIDWGIRADAAILSAKDRAAQGFAAFASPFVCGA
- a CDS encoding UDP-glucose/GDP-mannose dehydrogenase family protein encodes the protein MRIAMIGTGYVGLVSGVCFSDFGHDVICVDKDARKIEMLNRGEVPIYEPGLDVLMARNTAAGRLSFTLDLEQAVTGADAVFIAVGTPTRRGDGHADLTYVMAAAAEIARAAKNYVVIVTKSTVPVGTNRKVKEVVAAANPGLDFDVASNPEFLREGAAIDDFMRPDRVVLGIETDRAEKVMRDIYRPLSLRDFPVVATDLESAEMIKYAANAFLATKITFINEIAALCEKVGADVKQVSRGMGLDGRIGNKFLHAGPGYGGSCFPKDTRALARIGQEHAVPMQITEAVIKVNDEVKRRMIDKITDICGGSVNGRTIAVLGVTFKPNTDDMRDAPSLTIVPALVGGGARVQATDPQGQHEGAALLPGVTWAADAYAAAEGADLVVILTEWNEFRALDLPRLAQAMRTPRMADLRNIYSRQAVLDAGFGDYVSVGR
- a CDS encoding polysaccharide biosynthesis/export family protein; the encoded protein is MGLPAFRIFVSLCGMVLLTACDLPRGGAVQREILKDGEGEVRDLMVVSVTRENIDKVSRWPSSGAVPGHNWIARSRGPSTQSIAPGDRVDLRIWDNDENSLLTADQQKVVEIAGIAVSPAGTIFVPYIDEVLVRGQTPDQARSAIQAQLGAILASPQVQLSVTPGRQNSVDLVGGVGKAGTYPLPDRDFSLLSLISQGGGVTAGLRNPQIRLVRGNATHGISMTRLFANPQMDTTLRGGDKVIVEEDKRYFIALGATGQQNLVYFPQDSVSALDAVSLIGGVEEARANPKGVLILREYPASAVRQDGSGPDRARAVFTLDLTTADGLFSARNFNIQPEDLVLATESPLNSVRTVMGLIGQTLGLTNRF
- a CDS encoding replication initiator protein A; the protein is MPRRHPAADFFVCDILGALPKDDLASMEHPLFSLATRPDLRVLAYAHNGVAITVTPSVRGLATLFDKDILIYCISQLMAALNAGRAISRTLHLTAHDLLVATNRETSGDGYARLCDAFERLAGTRITTNIVTGAVETTSGFGLIDSWQIVRRSRGGRMVQVMVTLSDWLFRAVLAKSVLTLSRDYFRLRKPLERRVYELSRKHCGRQPEWRVSVAVLAKKSGSASPLRVFRKMLRDMIAANHLPDYTLAEEPGDILCVTRRDLVLAPGEGPHLRPATLEQARDLAPGWDVHALVAEWGDIWARSGRPRLRSPDAAFLGWLKKRGP
- a CDS encoding AAA family ATPase codes for the protein MAARPRAGKGEAARPGSARNAAPREAAQPLPPYFNIAPDVALAELDAPLTTAGFGTIAAACGRGRDDLASRGLNEDGRKSLRLFSTWEITRYLIPVATAHFRRVLKANPDLPQGIAETEGGAKWFTLEEVLRLRDHFAALGSKTKEYRPYRPAGLPAKIVAVANFKGGVGKTSTAAHLAMSAALDGYRVLVIDLDSQGSMTSIFGGRVADEWGTVFPLLARHYAGHLQADNRARAARGETPLPLDDTLSEALKLRSADLIQKTHWPNIDLIGSQLNLYWAEFQIPVWRMQGRGWKLWDALTETLAADGILDAYDVIFLDTPPALGYLTINGLAAADIVLVPVGASFLEFDSTGRFFDMLHATFRSIEEGENMAARALGRPELAFEWDAVRLLITRYDSAQQAEMAGLMQAHMGRAMTPQRQDFTALIGQAGEQVNGIYEADYRDFNRDTYIRGRETFDATYAAFKRLLLGVWRREELAAAGGMAAK